In Amphiprion ocellaris isolate individual 3 ecotype Okinawa chromosome 3, ASM2253959v1, whole genome shotgun sequence, one genomic interval encodes:
- the fezf1 gene encoding fez family zinc finger protein 1 → MDGPLRRPAGILSSPPASGSQPAGSDMLTSGGSGSKPLAFSIDRIMARTPEPKSIPLPNWFQSAPVGKPDVCPSSLHCMIPLVPLGYESGHRLSITGLDPGHLDSSSFPAPADFWGFGLNYKNQQEDSTVSQTTGQYKLFRPRVVNQSSFPTMGTVCYLNCSGDSGACPPSAGLVNLHPMASYLLTARHKAFMAEKSKPGLQQAGERYPVSGVQAFKELSQSQIEHYMKERDHILTDKIFKGSAVAAAAAARLNGSCSGSKPKVFTCEVCGKVFNAHYNLTRHMPVHTGARPFVCKVCGKGFRQASTLCRHKIIHTQEKPHKCNQCGKAFNRSSTLNTHTRIHAGYKPFVCEFCGKGFHQKGNYKNHKLTHSGEKQFKCSICSKAFHQVYNLTFHMHTHNDKKPFTCPTCGKGFCRNFDLKKHIRKLHDPAGAPSPPQA, encoded by the exons ATGGACGGTCCTCTCCGCCGCCCAGCGGGGATCCTCAGCTCCCCTCCGGCTTCTGGGAGCCAGCCCGCGGGCTCAGACATGCTCACCTCCGGCGGCAGCGGCAGCAAGCCTCTCGCTTTCTCCATCGACCGGATTATGGCCAGGACACCCGAGCCCAAGTCAATACCGCTTCCCAACTGGTTTCAGTCCGCTCCCGTGGGGAAACCCGATGTTTGTCCGTCCTCGCTACATTGCATGATCCCGCTGGTGCCGCTCGGGTATGAGTCGGGCCACCGGCTCAGCATCACCGGCCTGGATCCGGGCCACTTAGACTCGTCTTCTTTCCCGGCTCCCGCAGACTTTTGGGGCTTTGGGTTGAACTATAAGAACCAGCAGGAGGACTCAACTGTGAGCCAAACCACAGGCCAGTACAAACTCTTCAGACCCCGGGTGGTGAACCAGTCCTCCTTCCCCACCATGGGCACCGTGTGCTACCTGAACTGCAGCGGGGACAGCGGTGCGTGTCCCCCGTCGGCCGGCCTCGTCAACCTGCACCCGATGGCCTCGTACCTGCTCACCGCCCGGCACAAAGCCTTCATGGCGGAGAAGAGCAAGCCGGGCCTGCAGCAGGCCGGGGAACGGTACCCGGTGTCCGGCGTGCAGGCCTTCAAGGAGCTGTCTCAGAGCCAGATCGAGCACTACATGAAGGAGCGGGACCACATCCTCACCGACAAGATCTTTAAGGGCTCCGCGGTGGCTGCGGCTGCGGCCGCCCGGCTGAACGGCTCCTGTTCAGGCAGCAAGCCCAAAGTTTTCACCTGTGAGGTCTGCGGCAAG GTGTTCAACGCGCACTACAACCTGACGCGCCACATGCCCGTGCACACTGGCGCGCGACCGTTCGTGTGTAAAGTTTGCGGAAAAGGTTTCCGGCAGGCAAGCACGTTGTGCCGACACAAGATCATCCACACTCAG GAAAAGCCTCATAAGTGCAACCAGTGCGGGAAAGCCTTCAACCGGAGCTCCACCCTCAACACGCACACGCGCATCCACGCGGGATACAAACCGTTCGTGTGCGAGTTTTGTGGCAAAGGATTTCATCAGAAAG GAAACTACAAGAACCACAAGTTGACGCACAGCGGGGAGAAGCAATTCAAGTGTTCCATCTGCAGCAAGGCGTTCCACCAGGTGTACAATCTCACcttccacatgcacacacacaacgaCAAGAAGCCTTTCACCTGCCCCACCTGTGGCAAGGGCTTCTGCAGGAACTTTGACCTGAAGAAACACATCAGGAAGCTGCATGATCCGGCTGGCGCACCATCACCCCCACAAGCCTGA